In the Bombus fervidus isolate BK054 chromosome 13, iyBomFerv1, whole genome shotgun sequence genome, GGAACAGGTAGAAAATGAGCACGAGACTCCCATTTCTTTTCTGATGGTACACACCGTGATGTAGACTTTACCGCCATTGTATTGTATACGTATTGTACCGCTACAAAAACGTATGACTAAAGTATAAGCAACtgtaatgatatttaaaatttatagatCTAGTAACTACGAAAGAAGTAtagtaacgtaataatatacagtgTTGTaagaattgtaattatattcacTGACTGGGTGCATAGTAagttacattttatatgttatagatgatatatttcaatgtataTTCATATCTCTAACGCCCATATCTCATTAAATAACGCCCAACGCAATATTTAAacttttttgtaataaaacaatttattaaggtaactttaattaattcttactttcttataaaatgtatgtaaaaacaaattaatagATTTTATGAGCATAACCTATTTgtcataattatttatttataatttgtattatattttttctacagaTGGATGCTAAGGATCCAACAAGTGTCATTAAAATGATAAAGGATCTTAAGGCAGGTTCTGAAGCATATCGTAAAAGTAACAATGGTGTGTCTTTAAGATTATCTGGTACTGCATATACAACACTGACATTTGGTGAATCTGATGAATGTGTTATGTCACCTAAAAGGCCAAGATTAAACGATTCTAATGATTCTAGTTTAAATATGAGTGAGGCTGAGACTGTCCCAACTAGTCCATGGGAATGGCGAAGATTAAAAGGGCAGGTAATATACTcaattaacattatataaatatccacaAATTAAGCACATCAAAGAACTACACTTATTTCACTAGGTTGTGTCCTTGAAGACAAGATTGTCTCATCAGGAAGCTGCTGTACAGCAGCTTCACAAAATACGCAGACAAATGGAAGAGGTCTTTGAAAAGGAGAAAGGTATTTTAGAGATGCAGGTGGAACAAGATAAGCAAACAATTAAACAACTGGAAGTGCGCCTTGATATTTCACGTAGAACAATTCAGGATGCATCTGAAGCACGAGCTTCTATAGAGAAAGAACTATTTCAGGTATAGTGCTTTTATTTAACTCTTTTGCGATTGGTACTGGTTACATCAGGCATCCACTAAGTGCTTCACACTGCTTAGTGCTGACTATATTTGTCATCCATTAAGTGCATTGTATTGACTAGCGACAGCTAGCAGCTACATAAGCTTCTTGTCCATGGcgatgatatatatatatattattttatatacattactAAATTATATCTATCATTGTTGCATAATTTCCATTTCgatgtttaatataaatatatgttgtTTATAGGTAAAAACGAATTTAGAGCAAAAAATTACATCGCTAATGAACGAAAATGCAAAACTATTAGAAGATCATAAACATGCACCTGTACAAGAAGATAAAATAGTAACAAAAGATTCTACTGATGTATCTGAAACACAACTAAAACTGGACGCAGCTCAAAGAAGAATAACACAGCTGGAAGGGAAATTGAAGGAATATCAGACTAAGCAACAGGAGTTGGAATTGCAAAATGTGGAActccaaaatataaaaataaaggtTGAAAGGTTGGAGTCGGAAAGAGCGCTATGGGAGGAAGGAAAGACGTTTGTTGCAAGAGCCGCGAGAGCGAATGAACTTGAGAAAGAGCTTAGCACTGCAAAAGAAACCATTGTTTCATTAAGAGAGTCCGTGCGGGGAAAATTACTTTTAGAAGAACAAATGGCCAATGTAATGAAAAGGTATACTTTCTTTCAACGAGCCCTTTTTAATAAACTGCTATcattattatacttataaacatttataagTGTGCttctaattttatagattagaTCATATGGAAAAAGTAGAGCAGCAGGTTGCTACACTTGAGGCCAAAAAGACGGAACTTTCATTGCGCCTGGCCGAATATGAATCTACTGGAATTACTGGTGGACCAACTGCTTTAAAACGCGAATTGAATCGACTGCAACAAGCTGAGTTAGTCTTAAAATCAGAGGAAGGGCAGCTTAGATCTAGACTGGATGCTGCATTGAGGGAGTCGTATACTTTGTCGAAGAATTACGAAGATGCCAAAAAAGTGGCTATGGATGTTACAGTCTCCAAGGAACAGTTGAACAAATTAGTGAACAGATTACAGAAGAAGATGATCCTTATTACGAGAGAGAGGGACAGTTATCGACAGCAATTAGACTTATACGAAAAAGAGATAACGATAGACACTAATAACGCGATAACCGAAAGGATTCCTGTGCTGGAACGTACTATAGATGTTTATaggtaatttaaaattctatttcaatttttgtattttggaTAATAATACGATAACTGAGTTACGGTCATTGACTTATAATTGTAGAGAACTAGTCGCAAAATTAGAAAGTGATCTTCAAGCGGCCGAGGGTCATAACCAAGCGGACGAGTGCAATAAGTTGAGGGAGGAAGTCGAACGATTAAAGGGTGAATTGGAACATAGAGCACTGAAGGGCGATTTTAATTGCAACGCGAGGATACTGCACTTTACTATGAATCCTGCTGCCATTGCAGAACAACAAGCAGAGGAGAAGCAGAAGGCTTTGCTACATGAAGTGGAAGAGTTGAGGGCGAAAGTCGCGCAAGGTGGAGTCAACATGACAACATCCTCCCTTCAAGCACAaggtaatttttcaaaaatattaatatgatttTCGTTAAGAGCAAAAAGGCAATCAATCAATTAAAAGTACttttatataatgaaatagaTACTAATATTAAGTACTGGTTATATTAAAGGtgctataattaatatttactataCTGTAATATAGTTCGTACTTTTATACTGTATTATACTAcaatactatactatattataatatggTTTATAAGCTTGAATGATAATAAGTGGCAGTAAGATATAGGAAGTAATATATGACATGAAAGATAATTGATGATCATAGTGAATCATAATTGTGGCTAATGATATATTCTGAAAATAATGCGAACCGCATTTAAGATAACAGGAATAGTATGGataactttttataaaatagtacTATGCTAAGTAGTAGAGGAAGAGTGCTTTAAGAAACTTCTAAgataaacgatatttatataatactgtTAACTTGTGTACTGATAAACTTTCTTAGCCTTTTGAttgaatttatatgtatactgaatttcatattttatctcATCTATAATGTTTTAATACTAATTTATACTTTCAGAGAAGGAAAAccactataaaattattttatcatatcttttatgttatcttataaatattcagCGTCAACAACGAAATAAATCTGTACTCTTTCTAAATTCACAACTACAATTCGACTATTTGGtacattttcgttttatatataccagcatttttatgttatatgtAGAAATAACGGAACTCAAACAGATACACGAGATTAAAATAGCTCACATTTGGtacattttcgttttatatataccagcatttttatgttatatctaGAAATAGCGGAACTCAAACAGATACACGAGATTAAAATAGCTCGCCTAAAGGAAGCCTTCAAAGCATCGTCGCAAGAATACCGACAAGCTTGTTACCAATTGTTCGGTTGGAGAGTGGATAGGACAAAGGAGGCTCGATACAAGTTATCTAGTCAATATGCTGAATCGCCGGATGATTTCTTATTCTTCAAAATTGGAGAGGAGGGAGTGGACCTTTTGGAGACTGCATTTTCTGCGACGCTGGGCACGTTGGTGGAGCGACACCTGCAACAACAACACAGCGTGCCTATGTTTCTGAACGCAGTGCAAACAGATTTATTCAATCAGCAAACAATGACGAACGTTATGAGTTGATTTTCTTAATTGTCATTGAATCTACGAGAAATCTATACATACGAGAGCTGTAAAAAGAAGACGGAgatcatgaaaatattttattattgacaaattatataattgaGAATTCGCATTCTTCATGtcaattcttatttatttgtatcgtTTATTCATGTACCTGTTTTGAAACGTTTCTTTTCAATAACTTTTTGGGCACACTTGTTTTTTGatgattttctttatttctgaaTGTATGTTGGTTTTCTTTCTTAgtcatcattttttaatatttctatgaattacaaaattaacaatgtttaaatattttggatTTTGTTAGAAAGATAAGATTCATTATATTGATTATACTAGACTCTTCGTCATTGTATACGTTTTTATTGCTAAATAGAACAAATGTTATTCAAAGACGAAGACAATTATTGCATCtcgtaaatgtaataattgttCGTCTTTGAATGATGATTGTTCTGTCTACATCTATGAGATGTAATGATCGTTCGTTTTTGAATAACGCTTGTTCCATGAGAACAAAAAGagcttatatgtatatgcacgAGATGTAATGATTGTTCATATAATCCTCATTCGttatataatcatatttttaagcAAGTAGTATATAGGGATCAAAGTAATCAATGAactgttatatagtattttattCTAGCCATATTGTTCTTCCATTTGACTTTATATCTCGGATAATCTTGTACAATACGTGCACCTCCCCGAACTATATATCACATAGTTACTCATGCATCATTGAATGGTCAGGTATTTCGCTGCTAGATATTGGTGTTTGAAACAGAACACTAATTATGCTCATTGGTGCCAGACCAATCCAGCAACTACACTATCATTATACGCTTTACTTATCACAAAAGCCAGTCGATTCGCAGAACGATAATTGACCGAATCATTTGTAACAGTATTACTAAGCTAataacataacattctgaaatAACAACTTTATCATCTCATTTGCAATGTAAAGTGATTAACATTCCCTTTAATAAATAAGCTCTTTTTATTCCAAATTAATTTCCGTTGcgtatttagaaaataatttttagttcTTGTCTTAGTGTAAGGTTTATCTCTATATAGAACGCCctggaaaattttgtttttctaatCCTGAATATTTATCCTTTGTACGATGTTCAGTTATAAAATGTAAGACGCGTACTTTTGGTTTCGAAATACTTACGTTTTaaccaaatattttaaaaaagaaaataatcatggatatgaaaaaaaaaaaaaaaaaatagaataaatattaaaataaaaaaacggaACGTGTTAAAGATCAAAATTCATACTTTTTCGCAACAGTATACTAACGAAATTTTTCCAaacgtattataaaatatttattaggaTCAATTACTATTAgacatttattttcattcttttaattttcgaaCGTTTTAATCTTGGTCTTTCATACAAAACGTCACCGGTTATTGTTCTTCTACTATTAAATCGAAATTAGTTTGACCATTGCGGCGATGTAGCTCTTGACGTGAGAATCACAGTGGTGTTCCTCTCTATAACTTAGGGACTTCTTGGTGAAACTTCAGTTTCTGTCTGCGTTCGAATAGGTTGACTCAAGGTGGACAATGTTAATCTCTCGTCCAATTTCGTTTGTACACGGAACTAGAAACTTCGTTGAAAGAAACGCTTTGTTAACATACACGGAGTCGATCGTACGTCTGCTTGCTTTTACTCCTGTTCCTTGTAAATTTCGTTCATTAATTAACAATGAACCATCCTACGAGCGAATCAAGTCTCCGTCACAAGGCTTTCCTCCTCTCAATTCGATGAAATCGGGCATTTTTAAATCTCAACGAAAGACattaatatctaatatttatttatttttacttagtTCGTGCCTTTCGGCTTTGGACGTGTTTTCGGTTTTACATCTCTTTTACCTATCacgctttttacattttctcagGTTTATGGCGTTATCAGCTTATTGCCTCTTCCCTTATATCTATTTAACTAAACTCTAAACTCTTTTCCTTGTCTATATCTATCTAAACACTTTTCTTATCATTATCATACTCATTGTATCATCTATCTCTAAAACTATTGCAACTTTTGGGCTTTTGCCCTCTTGCTGTGCTTCCTTATTGTCGTTCTTCCCCGTCTTTTATTGCCCTTCTCTTCTCCATTATTGTTTTCAGTTCCATTAGTCCTTCTCCAGtctcgtttaatattttttttttttttttttttgtttcctttgGTCTTCCCGTTATTTCGCATTCTTCTATTACGTGTCTCaagctttcttttcttttacataGTCTGCattttttttctccctcttcttTCCAGTATTCCGTTGATTTGGTCTCGTTTCCACATCTGAATCTTGTTAGTATTTTTCTGTCCTTCCACTTCATCCTTCCTTCTAAGTATTTTGGTAACTCTTCTTTGGCGATTTTTCtataatgtttattatattttgactCCCTTATCCTTTTCCCCTCTCTTCTGATCCTCTCTTTCTACTTTCTTCTATAATTTGG is a window encoding:
- the Mad1 gene encoding mitotic arrest-deficient 1 isoform X1 produces the protein MTKMDAKDPTSVIKMIKDLKAGSEAYRKSNNGVSLRLSGTAYTTLTFGESDECVMSPKRPRLNDSNDSSLNMSEAETVPTSPWEWRRLKGQVVSLKTRLSHQEAAVQQLHKIRRQMEEVFEKEKGILEMQVEQDKQTIKQLEVRLDISRRTIQDASEARASIEKELFQVKTNLEQKITSLMNENAKLLEDHKHAPVQEDKIVTKDSTDVSETQLKLDAAQRRITQLEGKLKEYQTKQQELELQNVELQNIKIKVERLESERALWEEGKTFVARAARANELEKELSTAKETIVSLRESVRGKLLLEEQMANVMKRLDHMEKVEQQVATLEAKKTELSLRLAEYESTGITGGPTALKRELNRLQQAELVLKSEEGQLRSRLDAALRESYTLSKNYEDAKKVAMDVTVSKEQLNKLVNRLQKKMILITRERDSYRQQLDLYEKEITIDTNNAITERIPVLERTIDVYRELVAKLESDLQAAEGHNQADECNKLREEVERLKGELEHRALKGDFNCNARILHFTMNPAAIAEQQAEEKQKALLHEVEELRAKVAQGGVNMTTSSLQAQEIAELKQIHEIKIARLKEAFKASSQEYRQACYQLFGWRVDRTKEARYKLSSQYAESPDDFLFFKIGEEGVDLLETAFSATLGTLVERHLQQQHSVPMFLNAVQTDLFNQQTMTNVMS
- the Mad1 gene encoding mitotic arrest-deficient 1 isoform X2, with amino-acid sequence MDAKDPTSVIKMIKDLKAGSEAYRKSNNGVSLRLSGTAYTTLTFGESDECVMSPKRPRLNDSNDSSLNMSEAETVPTSPWEWRRLKGQVVSLKTRLSHQEAAVQQLHKIRRQMEEVFEKEKGILEMQVEQDKQTIKQLEVRLDISRRTIQDASEARASIEKELFQVKTNLEQKITSLMNENAKLLEDHKHAPVQEDKIVTKDSTDVSETQLKLDAAQRRITQLEGKLKEYQTKQQELELQNVELQNIKIKVERLESERALWEEGKTFVARAARANELEKELSTAKETIVSLRESVRGKLLLEEQMANVMKRLDHMEKVEQQVATLEAKKTELSLRLAEYESTGITGGPTALKRELNRLQQAELVLKSEEGQLRSRLDAALRESYTLSKNYEDAKKVAMDVTVSKEQLNKLVNRLQKKMILITRERDSYRQQLDLYEKEITIDTNNAITERIPVLERTIDVYRELVAKLESDLQAAEGHNQADECNKLREEVERLKGELEHRALKGDFNCNARILHFTMNPAAIAEQQAEEKQKALLHEVEELRAKVAQGGVNMTTSSLQAQEIAELKQIHEIKIARLKEAFKASSQEYRQACYQLFGWRVDRTKEARYKLSSQYAESPDDFLFFKIGEEGVDLLETAFSATLGTLVERHLQQQHSVPMFLNAVQTDLFNQQTMTNVMS
- the Mad1 gene encoding mitotic arrest-deficient 1 isoform X3 codes for the protein MSEAETVPTSPWEWRRLKGQVVSLKTRLSHQEAAVQQLHKIRRQMEEVFEKEKGILEMQVEQDKQTIKQLEVRLDISRRTIQDASEARASIEKELFQVKTNLEQKITSLMNENAKLLEDHKHAPVQEDKIVTKDSTDVSETQLKLDAAQRRITQLEGKLKEYQTKQQELELQNVELQNIKIKVERLESERALWEEGKTFVARAARANELEKELSTAKETIVSLRESVRGKLLLEEQMANVMKRLDHMEKVEQQVATLEAKKTELSLRLAEYESTGITGGPTALKRELNRLQQAELVLKSEEGQLRSRLDAALRESYTLSKNYEDAKKVAMDVTVSKEQLNKLVNRLQKKMILITRERDSYRQQLDLYEKEITIDTNNAITERIPVLERTIDVYRELVAKLESDLQAAEGHNQADECNKLREEVERLKGELEHRALKGDFNCNARILHFTMNPAAIAEQQAEEKQKALLHEVEELRAKVAQGGVNMTTSSLQAQEIAELKQIHEIKIARLKEAFKASSQEYRQACYQLFGWRVDRTKEARYKLSSQYAESPDDFLFFKIGEEGVDLLETAFSATLGTLVERHLQQQHSVPMFLNAVQTDLFNQQTMTNVMS